AATGGTGTTTTAATCTTTATTTGAGGATTGTAAGTTTTTAGAAATCGTTTCTTTCAATTGCTTCCATTGTTTTTAATTCTAAGGTATATAAACTCGCTTATTGTTGAATAGGGTATTGCTAGGAATAATTTACTATATATTATATTCCAAAAGGGGCTAAATAGTTTCTACGTTCTGTTCTGACTCAGCTGATTCATTTGTGACTTACGGAAACCAGAGCAAGTCGAAAAAGAAACGAATCAGCTGATTCCTTGCGAAGCGAACGAAGAAGATAGTTTTTAGTCAGGTAATTAGTtagttgatagatagatagatagatagataggtagatagatagatatatatttagatagatagatagatagatagatagatagattaatagatagattgatagattgatagattgatagattgatagatagatagatagatagatagatagatagatagatagatagatagattgatagatacatatatagatatgtagatatatagatatatagatagatagatagatagatagatagatagatagatagatagatagatagatagatagatagatagatagatagatagatagatagatagatagatagatagatagatagatagatagatagatagatagatagatagatagatagatagatagatagatagatagatagatagatagatagatagatagatagatagatagatagatagatagatagatagatagattgattgattgattgaaagacagatagatagatagatagatagatagatagatagatagatagatagatagatagatagataaatagataaataaatatatatacagataattagttatttagttagataaGTCAGTTATATCGATTAAGAAAGTCTGAAgacagattatagtccagattctacaacaaatataaatcaatatagaatagacaagaCATAAGTTATCGGACTAGATAATGGAATTATCAATGAAGTAATTCATGAACCAGTCAATCAACCGGCAAATCAATAAGACAGTTAATTGCATTGTTAAATGGATTAAACAATGAAGTAGTTCAAAGATTAAAGTCTTTGTCTGAAATCTCCAAACAATTCAGTAGTTAAAAGACTTTTCTTCAAAACTTTAAACTGTTCACCTAAGAGATTGAAGTGTGGATATTTTGTTGTCCTTTGAATTATACTGAAGACACACAGTAGTCATATGTATATCATATTCTCTATAGGGAAACACACCATATGCATGAATGACTAAAGTTTCTTCAAgggaaaatatttgtaattgcaACATCAAATTTAGCCTCCACTGTTTTACtccacaaaaaaattgaaaatacttCATAACATTGGAAATATTATTCAGTTCCATCACTACTTAAAGATCTgtaatgattattttaaatggaactagtttcaaaaatatttttctacgcTACAACTTTGTATTCATTTGTATTTTCTACTAtacactaaattttaaaatcatcttcataaaataatattaaaaaaaatatatatataaatttttaggaGCATCATTTGCAAAGAGCAATATGTACGGGTCTTATTATACCAACGCCAGAAGTCTATACCACCGAACAAGATTTCTATGATAGAAATTATCCACCCAATTATCGTATGCCGCGACAATTGATACATATGCAACGTAAGTTAAAACTCAATCTCACTCTCATTCACTAACTTTAACAGACAattaagatttaataaaatgtttatcttaATATTATTTAGCGCTTGGTTTAGAACAAGATGTACCCGAATATGATATGGATAGTGAAGATGAGTTGTGGATAAATCAACAACGAAAACGTCTCGATCTAACACCATTAAAATTCGAACAAATGATGGACCGTTTAGAGAAGAGTTCGGGCCAGACAGTGGTTACACTAAATGAGGCAAAAGCGCTGCTCAAACAGGACGATGAGATCAGCATAGCCGTGTACGACTACTGGCTGAACAAACGTCTGAAAATGGTAAACAATTGGCCttcatttgtttttagttttctctTTCTCTGTTActattttctttactttcaatgaataaatataagaaattattaaaaatttcataattttttccaaaaaataaaaaaaaaacttaaaacaactactactacaGCAACATCCATTGATATTGTCCGTTAAAACTGAGAATCGACCGGGAGCCTCATCAAATAATCCGTACTTAGCATTTCGTAGACGCACCGAAAAGATGCAAACGCGAAAGAATCGTAAAAATGATGAGACTTCCTATGAGAAGATGCTCAAGTTGAggtaaatagaattttaatatatataaatgtttagatcataataattaattatttaattacattttctaGACGAGATTTACAAAGAGCCACAACAGTTTTGGAAATGGTTAAGAGACGTGAGAAAACTAAGCGTGAACAACTGCATTTGTCCATAGAAATCTTTGAGAAGCGTGTGCAACTTAAAGACTTTAGCGGAGCTTTACTTTCAGAGCTCAGTGCAACACTTAAAAATGCTAggtatattttaagtttaattatatGTTAAGCTATAGTTAATTAATTGTTGCATATTTGTGTTCTATTTACAGACCTGCCTTTGCTCCATTGTATGCTAATCAATACTCGCATCATTCATCCTCTTCGGGGGCTACCCCTACTGCTGTGGTACCAAGTGTGGCATCCTCGGCAGGCGGTTTAAATAATGTAATGGGTACGACAAATTTACTTACACCAGGTTCTGCAGGTAATGTAACAACTCCAGGTGGTCATTTGTATTCATCAGCATCGCCGTTCCTGAATTCAGCGAATCTTGCTATGGGTATAGAACaccttaaaaatacattttttatattacatttctTTCTTCTTTACTCGTTTTTCTtgtgatattaaaatttgtttttgttttcccttaaaaaaaaacaataaatagcaGATGGAATAAACTCGGGTAGTCGCAAAGAGAAACGACAGTATAAGAAACGCAAGCATAAAGTACCGCGTGATAAGCAACAGCtgcatcaacagcaacaacaacaacacttacaacagcaacaacagtatTTAGCGGGCATTGGTGTTATACCAGCGTCCGCAGCAACGGGAGCTGCTTTAGGTGGTAATGTTGCTGGTGGTGTTGGTGGTCTGACTGGTACCGCTGCACATCCACATCTGCCACATCATTTGCATCACCTGCATCGTCAAAGTTCATCGCCAGCGCCAAATGAATCAAATATTGAGACCGAAGAAGAAGATTTAGCGCACAAAATCGGTTCGGAGAGTGAAGAAGAGGCTCCATTTGCATTTAGAAGAAAACAAGGCTGCGATTATTTGAgggtaagtgtttttttaaaaattaactctAGATTTgagaaagtatttatttatttttttgttgcttttctaTTATAGACGAGAACCCATACCGGAAATTGGCCCTGGGAACCTAAGGAGGATTATGGCTTTGGTGACTCTAAATATCGTTACACACTCACTTCTATTAAGCATCCAAGGTAAGTAGaaactaaaaatcatttaatataaAGTTCTTTTCTTTTCCTGCtggaatacatttttttatatttttctgttcGTTTCCTTTCAATTCCCTCTAGACCACGTTGTATTGGCTTTGCTCGAAGACGTATGGGTCGTGGTGGACGTGTACTACTCGATCGTGTGGCAACGAATTTTGATGAATTCTGGTCACAGCTCGACTATACAGTTCTGGAGACGAAAACAAGCGATCCAACAACCAACACCTCAGATGCAACAACGACTAATAAAGATACAACTAAACCCGCCTCACCACCCACTGTCGTTGATTTACTGCCGCCAGCAAATAGTGCAGCCAATCATATTGCTGGAACACTGGCAGTATCAACGACCAACAAAACATCTGTAAATAATGCAAATACACCCGCCATAACAATTAAGAAAGAAAACTCTGAAGTCATAGACCATCATCGTAATCATAACAAGGCCATCGAAGTAGAAGATCTTCTGaacaaagaacaaaaacttGAAGATTCAGATGACCTGGAAGAATGTGATTATGAATATTCAGAGGATGAAAATGATTTGGAAGACGAATTTGGTGTGCACATACAACGTGATAGAAGTTATCATTCGTGTGTCTCCATGGCCAGAAAACGTCGACGCCGAAGAAGACAACAACTGCAGCAAATGGAGAAGACAAAACGACGCAAAATCAATTCAACCATACAGCAGAAAAATATGGAATTGGTTACGCGCAAATTGTTGTACAAGTTGTCACAATCCTTGGCCGTGGCAGAAGGTGTTAGTCCAAATGAAcgtgtaaataatttattaaaccaTACATCTGTCGCCCTCAGTACAGAAATAAAGCAAGAAAAGCTTAATGGTTTGAATAAAGAAGATCAATGTTTGATCAACGCCCCTATCAATTGGCCAAATCATCGTTGTTCATCTACTGTCGTCACAGCAGATAACAATAAATTGATTAACAATTCTTCATTCATCTCTTCATTTTCATCCTCAACGGCGGCGACGATGGCATCAGCGTGTGCGAATGTTATTGTGGTGGGCAAcactaacaacaataatagtaGTAGTAATGTTAATAAGAACATTAGTAATGGTAGTAGAAGAAGTAGTTGTAGTTTAAGTGACAAAACTAATGTGATAAAAACCGAAGTTCATGATGTAGATAACGATGAAACAACAAACATCAGCCGGCCGTCTTCTGCGGCTACTGGAGCTGGTGGAGACTCGATGACTAGGGTTATAAAGCAAGAACTAATAGATTCTTCAGCAGCCTCCCTAGGTTCGGCAGATGATTCGAATGAGCCTTTGAGTAGTATACAAAAATTGAGTACTACTGCGGCAGCCGATATGATGGAGGAtgaagaaaatgttaatttggCTGAATTAAGTAATCttataaagattaaaaaagAGGTGGTCGATGAGGCAGACAGGGAGCTAATGCGAAAAAGTAGTCGCCACCTGCAAACATCGTCTAGACCAGGTAGTGATGATGACGAGGTATCTTGCTTTAATCAAATGGCCGATGTTATTAGAGTGAAAAACTTGAAGAAACACAGATCGACACCCTGTTCTAATAGTGAGGCACTGAAGGTGTTCAATGCTTTGAACGTAGACAACGATGATGAATTGTCTATGCTGGGAGGTCTGTCACCTACTTCATCACAACGTTTGGATATTTGCAATGAACTTTTGTCGGAAATACGACGAGATTGGTTGCACTTTCGTCCTAAAACTCCCACAGAAACCGAAAAGGAGGAGGAGAGCTATTGGGGCTTAAATATGGATTACAAGCTAAGCTCTCCTCTAGTAGAATGGTCACAACACACTCCTATAGCTGTAGAAATGGTTAGAGAACCATTAGAGAATGAGGAGGAAATTCAAAAGTCTTCGGCGTCTCGGTTGTGGAAAACGGATTCGGATGATGCCAAATCAGCATTTATTAGTTCAGCCTTTAAGTATGATGATTTAGAAGCCGATACCCAATTGTTACAAAACTCCTATTTGTCCGACTTGACGCGGGGCAGTAGTAAAAGTCCGGAAACAAATAATAGTGCGGCTTGTTTGGATCTGAATTTCAGTGGGGATTCATTGAATGATATTAATCTTCTTGGTGATGGTGATGATGCGGATATGTTGGACAATATCTTGCAAGAGGTACAAATCGACGATATTAAGACTCTTAATCAGGCCACCAACTTTTGGAATGGAATTTTGGACGGTGAGAATGTAGACGCCGAAGTAGATGGCGATGTTGAAGTGGCAGCGGGGCTGCTCGACAGCATCGATGATACAAAGAAAGGCGATAGATCTATGGGTGACAAAAAGGTAGCCAAGTTAAAAGGTGGCAAAAAATCTTGTGCTCTTTTAGCTCCCGTAGGTAGTTCCACATTTAATTGTTCTCccttagaaaaagaaaatattaccgATGAAACgttctttaaaaaagaagaacCCAAAAAAGAGCCCGAAGAAGTTGAGCCTGAGGTGGCTATAAAATCTGAACCCATGGAGGTAACAGAGACAAAAACCAATGTTGCTGTAAGTGTTAATAATCCACGTGTAACAAATGTGCAACAACCGCAGTTGGCGCCAATGGCACCGCTGATAATGAATTCGTTCGTTAATACAGATAATATGAATTCACATCGTGAATTACTGCAAATGgttcaacaacagcaacagatACAGCAAAGCGCACCTACCACCAATACACCAATGATTATTACACAAACaatacaacagcagcaacaacatgtaCATCAACCTCAACTTCAAccacaacaacatcagcaacagcaacaacaacatttaattgCTCATTCCACACCAGTACAAGTAATTGGTAATACGATTTCATTGAATCAAAACGAATCGTTGGTTGTACAGCAAagtcaacagcaacaacaacaacagcagcaacatcatcagCTGCAAACTACAACGACGACTAATCATCCTGCTGCTGTTTTACATGCCGCGCAACCACAACAAGCGCAGCAACAATTGACAACAATCCAAGTGTTGCAACAACCAAACACTCAACAAATACGAAATGTTACCGTACAACAACTCCATCAATTGCagctgcaacagcaacaacagcgtAAGTTgcaactacaacagcaacaacaaaaactactcCTGCAAAGAGATCTGGTTAATACATCCGCCGCCTCAGTTATAGCCCAATACGTCCCAACATCGTCAGCCaccacagcagcaacaataatgcGCCAACCTACACTTACCCCAATCGGTGCATCATCTGTTAATAATGCTGGCGGACAAATGATTTATACAACATCATCTGGCGATGTTATAACAGCCGGTTCACAAAAGATCTACCTACAAAAAGCTCCCGTCTCCGTTACTTCAGGCACTCAGGGTGTTAATATCATTAATACAAGTAGTGGTCAACAATTAACAGTACAAAATATTGCCGGTGTTCAACACATAAGTTCGGCAACGGGTGGCAATGGTTCGACATCGACGGGTCCCTTAATCGTTACGACATCAGCTCGCAATGCCGTTCAGCAGTTGtcccaacaacaacagcaacaactggTCGGTCAGGCGACACAACAAATTGTTTGGCGTCAAATAGGTTCAACAAATGTGACGACTAATCCTGCCGGTATGTTGACGGGTACCGCAAATACTGATGGTACGGTCGCGGGAACtggtaataaaattgtttggaCAAGTCGACCGGCTCAAAAGAGGCAGCTAAATGGTCCCGAGAGCACAGGTGAGTTGAgttaaaatgagaaaataaaagttccagttcaattctagttcagtgcttgttcagttctgttctagttctgttctagttcagttctagttcagttctagttcagttctagttcagttctagttcagttctagttcagttctagttcagttctagttcagttctagttcagttctagttcagttctagttcagttctagttcagttctagttcagttctagttcagttctagttcagttctagttcagttctagttcagttctagttcagttctagttcagttctagttcagtttttgttcagtttttgttcagtttttgttcagttcttgttcaggtctagttcagctctagttcagttctagttcactagtagtttatttttagttcagcagtagttcatttctagttcagttttaactTAGTTCTAGTTATGTGAATAACTTCACCAATATTCTGTGAAAAAATGAGtttgcatttttataatactttttaaagAGAATTGCACCATAAGTACTccttaaaattaattgtaaatatgactctttttattgcatttatgctaatttgtttttcttttctttctaaattctgcttattcaacaaaaaaaagacaTCAACAAGTTGCTATTAAATCGTAAATTTTCACAACGAAAAATTGTACAACAACAACCGCAATTgttgcaacaacagcagcaacaacaacaacaaacacaagaTGATGAATTGTCCGGTGTTAATGTAACAATAAGTGGCCAGgatacaacaaccacaacagcTGTAACTTATAATacacaacatcaacaacagcaccaccaacagcagcagcaacaacaacagcaaatacaaaaattacctggtggaaaagttattaaaatgcCCTCCTTTCCTCTACTAGTCTCAGAAGTAAATCTgcagcaacatcaacaacaacaacagcagcagcaacaaaaacataatacagCTGCTGCCATAGCAGCTAATCATAATTACAGTTTACAACCAACGGCCATAATAACATCGCAAGCCTCACAACAgggtaataaaatatatttaaccaCAAGTTCTAGTGGAGGAGCTGCGACAAATTTCACAATAACAAATGCTTCAGAATTGCAGACGGCAGCACAAAAGcttcaacaaacaaataactcaaatttgaaattaaattttgttgccACAAAtcctcaacaacaacagcaactgcaGCAGCAggcacaacaacagcagcaacaacaacaacagacagTGGTATTAAATAAAGCCAacatacagcaacaacaacaaatattgccACAACAATTGTTACAGCAAACGGGTAAATTGAAAAGAGAgcgaatattaaatattattgggGCCGCACAAGTGGATAACAATACAAATAGTGCAACCGGGTTGGGTACAGTGACTGCCACTTCGGTGGGATCCAATACGGGTGATAATAACAAAAGGGTATTGTATACCAGTTTGTTGAATGTAAAACCCTTGCAGAAAAATAATGCTGGCCAAATGCAGGTACAAATTGGTCCTCAAGGTATGACACATGCTGTTTTACGTAGTCGCATTGCCAACAATCAAGCCATATTCGCTAATATGCGAACTGTGCCTGTAGCTACCGTCTCAGCGGCAAGTAATAACAGTCATAATAATACAACATCCGCGGGAGCTGGAACCACCACTTTGCAAGTTGTCTCACAGTCCACGCAACTCAATGCAAATCAAATCACCTCCAACACTAGTAACCCTCTGGGAGTCACGCTAAATGctttaagtaataataataacaataacaacaacagcgatGGTTCTTTGCAtatgcagcagcagcaacactCATCTTCATCCCTGGCAGGGGACATCAACTCATCATCCAACTCACTAACAAATATTAGTCATTCTGTAAACGATCTGAAATCCGccaataatgttttaaatatggAAAATTCTTCTACAGTCGTTAGCagtttaaataatacaaatagtaCAGCAACGGTAAATAGTAGCTCTTCAGCAAATGGTTCTTCCGCCAATAATAACAACACAACGACTTTAATGGCcaatacaaataatatacaaaatacaaacactaataacagcaacaacaacaacaacaataatagcaacACCACGACAATCAATAGGTGAGACGAGGCAAGATAACTACCATTTAGGGTCTTCAAAACAATGGATATTCAACAAATAATCAATGTAAATATCAAAGATGTGgcgaaaactttgttaaaacttAATAACAGACGCCCCAACAACgatgataatgataataatgatgatgatgataaagaAGTTAATAAAGATGAAGTAGTTAATGAAAAAGGAGTTGTGAAAAAGAACAAACACAACAATAAGAAAAGTTTCACAAATTTAGAGCAATTATTTGCTGCTGTTTGAACTATTTAAAGAGAGACAATAAAGAAATCATAATCAACTTTTTTtgtgtacaacaacaacaacaataataataacaactacaaaataTCATTCCACATGAATAcagttataaatttgaaataagaaaaaccTATTAAACAGCCTTTAGctagtttaaagaaaatttcgaaaaaaaatatatagaaaacaaaagctgtgaattattaacaaaatggctggtttttctttaattttgttttgtttggcaattaaaagatttgaaaccttacacatacacacatatttaaaacaaatacaactctttttttatttatatttaatgtaatatttaaagaaatcctacaaaaaatagttgtaacaacaacaaaaatacacgaaatttttaaaattgtttgtttagaaaagttttgctgagtttttaagcgatttttaggtgattttttttttcaaaattgaaattattttacaatcCTATTGTGCATTTCGATTACCTTTACGTATTTAGTAAGGCAACGATCGAAAAAagatattccaacaaaaaaactgaatcgtaaaaaagagaagaagcaatttcatttcgtttcaatgctttacgattgtGTGTATTCAGCTTTACGATCGGtacctacgtttttgtaagttgttgtttaggtggcggagagtcgaatcgaaatgcagcaTACCAATGTTGCCAAACGAAGAAAATTTCGATttgaattgaaatgcagaataggggccatagtttgttaacattttttggtggagaaagtttaaattttaacttttttaaggtTTAAGTTTAGATTGTTTTAGACTGTTTTTAAAACTGTTACTATAGATGCCTTTTAAAGCTTGATAACTGAATGCAAAACGCTTatgtttatattgttattaaaactaAGCTTAAATAACGAATGCTTCTGTTagacttttgtttataaaaggaaacttttccTAGAACTTTAGACACCCCTAAGgccaatcatcatttcacgtgaaatatgtttcctttttttttttttgtgaaaaaatttttctattgtcAAATTTGTTGatagaattttgtaaacattaaacagctgttttatacaaaatcaatgaattgttcacaacaagttgaTGATAGCAATTCTTTCTTTTCAAGGGAACAAAACTTAGACTTCTATTGGcggttaaactttaaaatattgtatataaacaaaatgttgcatttttgcgcttttaaaacaaacaaaaaatctaacgttttttttgaaaacaagttaaaatttaaagaaaattaaacagtttgtttaaaaatgtgaaagaaagcaaattttgtatgaagtttttcaaattattgttttaaaattttataaaaatttgaaaaatttaagattttttttaaaacaaaatcgcTTTTTTACACAGTTtataacttttcttaaaaacatttgacattaaaacatattaattaaattctacaactattttaaacattttacattaaaaccAACACACATACAACTCATCTCACGCCACAAACACAcgcaataaacaaaacaaaagaaaaaaaaaaagattgaaaatataatgaaaaactgAATAGTTCTTATGAGACCAGATTTTTGTTAGCATTGTATGataaaagagaaaagaaaagaaatgaaactaaaaacaacaacaacaaacaaaactttagtatataacaaaaaaaaacaaattagattttctttgtaatttaaaaatttaatttttatcatttaatgttaaaaaaaaaacaaaatggaaaattaaaacaaaaacacacacactataatactattaaattaaaaacaacaacaacaactccctatataaatatataataatataaaaaaactacaacaaaaatttaaacaaaaaaaaaacaaacttacatttatgcttaaacaaaaaaaatgtataaaattataataattagttataaataatattgataataataataataatatatgaagtaaaaagaaaataatttaacttaaaaaaacaaaacaaaaactctacTGCTCCTCTTACTCTTCATGTCTGCTGCAAAAAAgcaaaagtaagaaaaaaattttcacacaCACGCAACTTTTTTTCCTtgtctttaaaatgtttaaaaggaaaacttaaaacaaatataaataatttctttttttatatataatatatattgttatcatcttaaaacaaaaaagatctTATTTTCAagatctttaaattttttttattatttaaaatcttttttttttctttttttttattcttattatttttttaatttaatttttattttcttttctttaaaaaaagtaaatactttattaatggTTAAAATCCcagctgttttttttgtttgttttataacgCTTTACCTCCTTTTAGTATTGTcgttaaattttatacttttaatttgaaCAGAAAacaaaccacaacaacaacaacaaaaaatatctcaaacataaactttatatttaaaaaaaaaacatttttttataaaaatatatataataataaatcttatgattattaatgtaaatagttagttttaatattaaataataataataaataaaacaaaaccaacaattaagtttaattttacatttaataaaaaaaaacaaaaacaaaacaaaaaacgataaaaagtatgtattaaataattaataaaaaaaaatacagctataaaacattaaaaaaaaaaactttataaaaaaacactaaaaaaatacacaaaatttttgtgtttctttttttttttaaattttgcaccaaaattttaaaattttatttttttggttaaacacaagtaaaaattttgcttattttctaGCAGTGTTCGTTAagaattttgacaaaaaaaactaaattatatttaactGGCTGTTATGTTATGTATTGAAACAAAAAGAattcattaaagaaaaaaaagctagatatctttttttatataaaaaaaataaatattttaatcgttTCCGGAATactatatgcaaaaatatttgtttctttctttttggtttttaaaactttagaaCTAATTCTGTGACAATGTTTAAGAATCGACACTTGTTAAATGAAACAATTCTGAAACCTGACACAATT
The window above is part of the Lucilia cuprina isolate Lc7/37 chromosome 6, ASM2204524v1, whole genome shotgun sequence genome. Proteins encoded here:
- the LOC111685819 gene encoding uncharacterized protein LOC111685819 isoform X1; its protein translation is MSKLSFRARALDPSKQMPIYLAEELPDLPEYSAINRAVPQMPSGMEKEEESEHHLQRAICTGLIIPTPEVYTTEQDFYDRNYPPNYRMPRQLIHMQPLGLEQDVPEYDMDSEDELWINQQRKRLDLTPLKFEQMMDRLEKSSGQTVVTLNEAKALLKQDDEISIAVYDYWLNKRLKMQHPLILSVKTENRPGASSNNPYLAFRRRTEKMQTRKNRKNDETSYEKMLKLRRDLQRATTVLEMVKRREKTKREQLHLSIEIFEKRVQLKDFSGALLSELSATLKNARPAFAPLYANQYSHHSSSSGATPTAVVPSVASSAGGLNNVMGTTNLLTPGSAGNVTTPGGHLYSSASPFLNSANLAMADGINSGSRKEKRQYKKRKHKVPRDKQQLHQQQQQQHLQQQQQYLAGIGVIPASAATGAALGGNVAGGVGGLTGTAAHPHLPHHLHHLHRQSSSPAPNESNIETEEEDLAHKIGSESEEEAPFAFRRKQGCDYLRTRTHTGNWPWEPKEDYGFGDSKYRYTLTSIKHPRPRCIGFARRRMGRGGRVLLDRVATNFDEFWSQLDYTVLETKTSDPTTNTSDATTTNKDTTKPASPPTVVDLLPPANSAANHIAGTLAVSTTNKTSVNNANTPAITIKKENSEVIDHHRNHNKAIEVEDLLNKEQKLEDSDDLEECDYEYSEDENDLEDEFGVHIQRDRSYHSCVSMARKRRRRRRQQLQQMEKTKRRKINSTIQQKNMELVTRKLLYKLSQSLAVAEGVSPNERVNNLLNHTSVALSTEIKQEKLNGLNKEDQCLINAPINWPNHRCSSTVVTADNNKLINNSSFISSFSSSTAATMASACANVIVVGNTNNNNSSSNVNKNISNGSRRSSCSLSDKTNVIKTEVHDVDNDETTNISRPSSAATGAGGDSMTRVIKQELIDSSAASLGSADDSNEPLSSIQKLSTTAAADMMEDEENVNLAELSNLIKIKKEVVDEADRELMRKSSRHLQTSSRPGSDDDEVSCFNQMADVIRVKNLKKHRSTPCSNSEALKVFNALNVDNDDELSMLGGLSPTSSQRLDICNELLSEIRRDWLHFRPKTPTETEKEEESYWGLNMDYKLSSPLVEWSQHTPIAVEMVREPLENEEEIQKSSASRLWKTDSDDAKSAFISSAFKYDDLEADTQLLQNSYLSDLTRGSSKSPETNNSAACLDLNFSGDSLNDINLLGDGDDADMLDNILQEVQIDDIKTLNQATNFWNGILDGENVDAEVDGDVEVAAGLLDSIDDTKKGDRSMGDKKVAKLKGGKKSCALLAPVGSSTFNCSPLEKENITDETFFKKEEPKKEPEEVEPEVAIKSEPMEVTETKTNVAVSVNNPRVTNVQQPQLAPMAPLIMNSFVNTDNMNSHRELLQMVQQQQQIQQSAPTTNTPMIITQTIQQQQQHVHQPQLQPQQHQQQQQQHLIAHSTPVQVIGNTISLNQNESLVVQQSQQQQQQQQQHHQLQTTTTTNHPAAVLHAAQPQQAQQQLTTIQVLQQPNTQQIRNVTVQQLHQLQLQQQQQRKLQLQQQQQKLLLQRDLVNTSAASVIAQYVPTSSATTAATIMRQPTLTPIGASSVNNAGGQMIYTTSSGDVITAGSQKIYLQKAPVSVTSGTQGVNIINTSSGQQLTVQNIAGVQHISSATGGNGSTSTGPLIVTTSARNAVQQLSQQQQQQLVGQATQQIVWRQIGSTNVTTNPAGMLTGTANTDGTVAGTGNKIVWTSRPAQKRQLNGPESTDINKLLLNRKFSQRKIVQQQPQLLQQQQQQQQQTQDDELSGVNVTISGQDTTTTTAVTYNTQHQQQHHQQQQQQQQQIQKLPGGKVIKMPSFPLLVSEVNLQQHQQQQQQQQQKHNTAAAIAANHNYSLQPTAIITSQASQQGNKIYLTTSSSGGAATNFTITNASELQTAAQKLQQTNNSNLKLNFVATNPQQQQQLQQQAQQQQQQQQQTVVLNKANIQQQQQILPQQLLQQTGKLKRERILNIIGAAQVDNNTNSATGLGTVTATSVGSNTGDNNKRVLYTSLLNVKPLQKNNAGQMQVQIGPQGMTHAVLRSRIANNQAIFANMRTVPVATVSAASNNSHNNTTSAGAGTTTLQVVSQSTQLNANQITSNTSNPLGVTLNALSNNNNNNNNSDGSLHMQQQQHSSSSLAGDINSSSNSLTNISHSVNDLKSANNVLNMENSSTVVSSLNNTNSTATVNSSSSANGSSANNNNTTTLMANTNNIQNTNTNNSNNNNNNNSNTTTINR